A single Microbaculum marinisediminis DNA region contains:
- a CDS encoding tripartite tricarboxylate transporter permease, whose translation MDTLALLADGFGIALTWQNLALALIGCFLGSVMGALPGLGPANGVAILIPLAFSLGLDPVAAMILLTSVYYGAMYGGRISSILLNIPGDEPALMTTLDGYPMAVQGRAGEALAISGVASFVGAFLATWGLVFLAPLLVKVALLFGPAEYFALFALAFATLGGIAAQNQAKSAFAAALGLGIAMVGVDGQTGVPRLTFGEVHLYDGIDFLVAIVGLFALSEVFIFLEHRGEGSGKGKAAEVGIGRIVPPLALLKSCTPTMLRSSFLGFVAGVLPGAGASLGSFISYSIEKRLVDRDGRFGNGDPRGVAAPEAGNNAAAGGALVPMLALGVPGSGTTAVLLAMLLALNITPGPLLFQNNPDVVWGLIAALFIGNFMLLAMNIPMVGLFVRVLLVPPRILMPVVAMVSFVGIYGISGSTFDLLVMIVFGVLGWLLRKLNVPLVPVILGVLLGNLMEANLRRALTISDGDWSALLASPLSIGLWLIAVVGFVLPVFLAPLLRRRMAMRKDEEGSIVD comes from the coding sequence ATGGACACGCTTGCCCTCCTGGCGGACGGATTCGGCATCGCGCTGACATGGCAGAACCTGGCGCTGGCGCTGATCGGCTGCTTCCTCGGCTCCGTGATGGGGGCGCTGCCGGGCCTCGGTCCGGCGAACGGGGTGGCGATCCTGATCCCTCTTGCCTTCTCCCTCGGCCTCGATCCGGTCGCGGCAATGATCCTGCTGACCTCGGTCTATTACGGCGCCATGTATGGCGGCCGGATCTCGTCGATCCTGCTCAACATTCCCGGCGACGAGCCGGCCCTGATGACGACGCTCGACGGCTACCCGATGGCGGTGCAGGGCCGGGCCGGCGAGGCCCTGGCGATTTCCGGCGTCGCGTCCTTCGTCGGTGCCTTCCTCGCCACCTGGGGCCTGGTCTTCCTGGCGCCGCTCCTGGTCAAGGTGGCGCTGCTGTTCGGCCCGGCGGAGTATTTCGCGCTGTTCGCGCTCGCCTTCGCCACGCTCGGCGGCATCGCCGCGCAGAACCAGGCAAAATCGGCCTTTGCCGCCGCGCTCGGCCTCGGCATCGCCATGGTCGGCGTCGACGGACAGACCGGCGTGCCGCGGCTGACCTTCGGCGAGGTGCACCTTTACGACGGCATCGACTTCCTGGTCGCCATCGTCGGGCTGTTCGCGCTGTCCGAAGTGTTCATCTTCCTCGAGCACAGGGGCGAGGGCTCCGGCAAGGGCAAGGCGGCCGAGGTCGGGATCGGCCGCATCGTCCCGCCGCTGGCGCTGCTGAAATCCTGTACGCCGACGATGCTGCGGTCGTCCTTCCTGGGTTTCGTCGCCGGGGTGCTGCCGGGCGCGGGCGCCTCGCTGGGCTCGTTCATCTCCTATTCGATCGAGAAGCGGCTGGTGGACCGCGACGGCCGGTTCGGAAACGGCGACCCGCGCGGTGTCGCGGCGCCCGAGGCCGGCAACAACGCCGCCGCCGGCGGCGCGCTGGTGCCAATGCTGGCGCTCGGCGTGCCCGGATCGGGAACCACGGCGGTGCTGCTGGCCATGCTGCTGGCGCTCAACATCACGCCGGGCCCGCTGCTGTTCCAGAACAATCCCGACGTGGTCTGGGGGCTGATCGCCGCGCTGTTCATCGGCAACTTCATGCTGCTGGCGATGAACATCCCGATGGTGGGGCTGTTCGTGCGGGTACTGCTGGTGCCGCCGCGGATCCTGATGCCGGTGGTGGCGATGGTCTCCTTCGTCGGTATCTACGGCATCTCCGGCTCCACCTTCGATCTCCTGGTGATGATCGTGTTCGGCGTCCTGGGCTGGCTCTTGCGAAAGCTCAACGTGCCGCTGGTGCCGGTGATCCTCGGCGTCCTGCTGGGCAACCTGATGGAGGCGAACCTGCGCCGGGCCCTGACGATCTCGGACGGGGACTGGAGCGCGCTGCTGGCCTCGCCGCTGTCGATCGGCCTGTGGCTGATCGCGGTCGTCGGCTTCGTCCTGCCGGTCTTCCTTGCCCCCCTCCTGCGCCGCCGCATGGCGATGCGCAAGGACGAGGAGGGAAGCATCGTCGACTGA
- the yacG gene encoding DNA gyrase inhibitor YacG translates to MSERKVTVGTTRTQTCPICGEPTVTEHRPFCSRRCANIDLNRWLSGAYAIPVVEDEDEDGGPPTEGEPYGQA, encoded by the coding sequence GTGAGCGAACGCAAGGTTACGGTGGGGACAACCCGCACACAGACATGCCCGATCTGCGGCGAGCCGACGGTGACCGAGCACCGTCCGTTCTGCTCGCGCCGCTGCGCCAATATCGACCTCAACCGCTGGCTTTCCGGGGCCTACGCGATCCCCGTCGTCGAGGATGAGGACGAGGATGGCGGTCCGCCGACGGAAGGCGAACCCTACGGGCAGGCCTGA
- a CDS encoding SDR family NAD(P)-dependent oxidoreductase has translation MAGRLEGKVALVMGAGSVGPGWGNGKATAVLFAREGASVLCADINADAARETADIIRGEGGAAKAVACDVADHADVRATVEAVMREWGRIDILDNNVGIAEVGGVVELPEAEWDRVFDINLKSAFLAMKEAIPHMVRQGGGSIVNISSIAAIRYTGVPYATYYATKAALNHLTRTTAVQYAPDKVRVNAVLPGLMKTPMVESSAGLAARYGEGDVEEMWRVRDAQVPMGHMGDAWDVANAALYLASDEARYVTGIELVVDGGITLKYS, from the coding sequence ATGGCTGGACGGCTGGAAGGCAAGGTGGCGCTGGTTATGGGAGCGGGCTCCGTCGGCCCGGGCTGGGGCAACGGCAAGGCGACCGCCGTCCTGTTCGCGCGCGAGGGCGCCAGCGTGCTCTGCGCCGACATCAATGCCGATGCGGCGCGGGAGACCGCCGACATCATCCGCGGCGAAGGCGGGGCGGCGAAGGCGGTCGCCTGCGACGTCGCCGACCACGCGGACGTGCGCGCCACCGTCGAGGCGGTCATGCGCGAGTGGGGCCGGATCGACATCCTCGACAACAATGTCGGCATCGCCGAGGTCGGCGGCGTGGTCGAGCTGCCCGAAGCCGAATGGGACCGGGTCTTCGACATCAACCTGAAAAGCGCCTTCCTTGCCATGAAGGAGGCGATTCCCCACATGGTGCGCCAGGGCGGGGGTTCGATCGTCAACATCTCGTCGATCGCGGCGATCCGCTACACCGGCGTGCCGTATGCCACCTATTACGCGACCAAGGCCGCGCTCAATCACTTGACCCGGACGACCGCGGTCCAGTACGCCCCCGACAAGGTCCGCGTGAACGCGGTTTTGCCGGGCCTGATGAAGACGCCGATGGTGGAGAGCTCGGCCGGGCTGGCCGCGCGCTACGGCGAGGGCGATGTCGAGGAGATGTGGCGCGTGCGCGACGCTCAGGTGCCGATGGGACACATGGGCGACGCCTGGGACGTCGCCAACGCGGCGCTCTATCTGGCGAGCGACGAGGCCAGATACGTCACCGGCATCGAGCTCGTCGTCGATGGCGGGATCACCCTGAAATACAGTTGA